One genomic region from Cumulibacter soli encodes:
- a CDS encoding methyltransferase, with product MSTATSALPNNDAVLGLIRGLVGDRKVRVLDLGGGSGVYAVAIAADGHTVQVLDHSNDALATLARRAESAGVGDRVTGRNVDLDNVREPIEVDSADIVLCHRVLEFVGSPQDILSAAAAALPAGGTLSVVAANRPGAALSRIISGRLEEADAILDDSVPGPAGRRFDADELTELLESLDLQVTHVRGVGLLGELNPAEAEASGARELAQRVAADPFLARAAPLLHIVAVRGNGA from the coding sequence ATGTCCACTGCGACCAGCGCCCTGCCCAATAACGATGCGGTGCTCGGACTAATCCGGGGTCTGGTCGGCGACCGTAAGGTGCGGGTGCTCGACCTTGGCGGTGGGAGTGGTGTGTACGCCGTAGCGATCGCTGCTGACGGTCACACGGTGCAGGTCCTCGACCACAGTAATGACGCGTTGGCGACCCTCGCGCGTCGCGCCGAGTCGGCCGGTGTCGGCGATCGAGTTACCGGCCGGAACGTCGACCTCGACAATGTCCGGGAGCCGATTGAGGTCGATAGCGCCGACATCGTGCTGTGCCACCGCGTGCTCGAATTCGTCGGGTCACCACAGGACATCCTGTCGGCCGCGGCCGCGGCTTTACCGGCCGGCGGAACGCTGAGTGTCGTGGCGGCGAATCGCCCGGGAGCAGCGCTGAGTCGGATCATCAGCGGGCGTCTGGAGGAGGCCGATGCGATTCTGGACGATTCGGTACCCGGACCCGCTGGACGCCGGTTCGACGCCGATGAGTTGACCGAGCTCCTAGAGTCCCTCGACCTGCAGGTCACCCATGTGCGTGGCGTCGGCCTGCTCGGTGAACTGAACCCGGCTGAGGCCGAGGCATCGGGTGCGCGAGAATTGGCGCAGCGCGTGGCTGCCGACCCGTTCTTGGCGCGGGCAGCACCCCTGTTGCACATTGTCGCCGTACGGGGCAATGGGGCGTAG
- a CDS encoding GNAT family N-acetyltransferase has product MRTRRRRPARVRALTAEQFHAVLPEAFAIFAEAMGYPEAFIAPRIRLAQSQLNYPDLRAFGAFHRNRLVGFAYGYRVLDGQWWGAEVARALTLPAADASRDWLDDAFELCEIHVSPAWQGAGIGRALLREITAVQPCSTMVLSTPTGPTTAAALYADEGYRPLVSRFRFSGDPRDFEILGKVVANG; this is encoded by the coding sequence ATGCGCACCCGTCGTAGACGACCGGCGCGGGTACGCGCGCTGACAGCGGAGCAGTTCCATGCCGTGCTGCCCGAGGCATTCGCAATCTTCGCCGAGGCAATGGGCTACCCCGAAGCCTTCATCGCACCACGAATCCGACTCGCCCAAAGCCAACTGAATTACCCCGATCTGCGGGCGTTCGGGGCGTTCCACCGCAATCGGCTGGTGGGCTTCGCGTACGGGTACCGAGTACTCGACGGGCAGTGGTGGGGCGCTGAAGTCGCCCGGGCGCTGACGCTGCCGGCTGCCGACGCATCGCGCGACTGGCTCGACGATGCGTTCGAGTTATGCGAGATCCATGTCTCCCCCGCCTGGCAGGGGGCCGGGATCGGCCGTGCGCTGCTACGCGAGATCACCGCAGTACAACCGTGCTCGACAATGGTGCTCTCCACGCCAACCGGACCGACCACGGCTGCTGCGCTGTACGCCGACGAGGGGTATCGGCCACTGGTATCACGCTTCCGCTTCTCCGGTGATCCGCGTGATTTCGAAATTCTCGGAAAGGTCGTCGCCAATGGTTGA
- a CDS encoding SAV_6107 family HEPN domain-containing protein, which yields MSQEGASSAELLTQAWRAIAEAQAADRAHVRFERASVAAVRAASAVIAGCSRQVRGARAQSVWTLLVRCAPQLREWADFFAATTRTTTLLRSRGVEGGGVTQRLADDLLRDADRFTHEVRALLMRRRTEGLSRAAES from the coding sequence ATGTCCCAGGAGGGTGCGAGTTCGGCGGAGTTGCTGACGCAGGCGTGGCGGGCGATCGCCGAGGCGCAGGCCGCCGATCGGGCACATGTTCGCTTCGAGCGCGCGTCGGTGGCCGCGGTCCGGGCGGCCTCGGCGGTGATCGCTGGGTGTTCTCGACAGGTCCGTGGCGCGCGTGCGCAGTCGGTGTGGACGCTATTGGTGCGGTGCGCGCCTCAGCTGCGTGAGTGGGCGGATTTTTTCGCGGCAACCACGCGTACCACCACGCTGCTTCGTAGCCGTGGGGTCGAAGGCGGCGGTGTGACGCAGCGACTAGCCGATGACCTGTTGCGTGACGCCGACAGGTTCACGCACGAGGTGCGGGCACTATTGATGCGCCGCCGCACTGAGGGCCTCTCCCGCGCGGCCGAATCATGA
- a CDS encoding MFS transporter, producing MKLPREVYILAAVAFCVAIGYGIVAPAIPGFAREFGVSRTLAALVISMFALARLTAALGGGRLVDRFGARSILGIGLIIVAVSSALAGLSGDYWQLLALRGAGGIGSAMFTIASAKVLAERVPSQIRGRAMSVYSGGFLLGGISGPAIGGPLTEASLRLPFFFYAATLGVAAYITFFHLSRTTAPQGATADGSAPATDDTPPKMEGAREALRDRLFRAATVANFSAMWSNAVRNATVPLFVVEVLLQGESMTGYGLAVYAIANGVFLTAAGKLSDNWGRRPAMILGATLTAVSLGVLTFTDSLWLFFASMVLGGLGASMQVVGPAAVAGDMARGRRGSVLATYQMAGDVGVVVGPVLINFVVDQAGFEWAFAISALIALSAAAFALASRDRRGGPELTS from the coding sequence ATGAAGTTGCCCCGCGAAGTCTATATTCTCGCTGCGGTGGCGTTTTGCGTCGCGATCGGCTACGGCATAGTGGCGCCGGCAATACCTGGATTCGCCCGAGAATTCGGGGTTTCGCGGACGCTTGCCGCGTTGGTGATCAGCATGTTCGCGCTGGCTCGACTCACGGCTGCGCTGGGCGGCGGTCGACTGGTCGATAGGTTCGGCGCGCGAAGCATTCTCGGCATCGGACTGATCATCGTCGCGGTTTCCAGCGCGCTCGCCGGCCTGTCGGGCGATTACTGGCAGTTGCTCGCGTTACGTGGCGCAGGCGGCATCGGGTCGGCGATGTTCACGATCGCCTCGGCGAAGGTGCTCGCCGAGCGGGTTCCCTCGCAGATCCGTGGCCGGGCGATGAGTGTCTATTCCGGCGGGTTCTTGCTCGGCGGCATTAGCGGCCCGGCAATCGGCGGGCCGCTGACTGAGGCCAGTCTGCGGCTGCCGTTCTTCTTCTACGCCGCCACGTTGGGGGTCGCCGCGTACATCACCTTCTTCCACCTGTCGCGCACGACGGCGCCGCAGGGGGCGACCGCCGACGGTTCAGCGCCGGCCACTGATGACACACCGCCCAAGATGGAAGGCGCCCGAGAGGCACTGCGGGACCGACTGTTCCGCGCGGCAACAGTCGCGAACTTCTCTGCCATGTGGTCGAACGCAGTGCGCAACGCCACGGTGCCGTTGTTCGTAGTCGAGGTGTTGCTGCAGGGGGAGTCGATGACCGGCTACGGACTCGCCGTGTACGCGATCGCGAACGGTGTGTTCTTAACGGCCGCGGGCAAACTGTCCGATAACTGGGGTCGCCGTCCGGCGATGATCCTGGGCGCAACTCTGACCGCAGTGTCGCTCGGCGTACTGACGTTTACCGACTCACTGTGGCTGTTCTTCGCGTCGATGGTGCTCGGTGGGCTGGGCGCATCGATGCAGGTAGTAGGCCCGGCTGCGGTGGCCGGGGATATGGCCCGAGGGCGCCGAGGCTCCGTGCTCGCGACTTATCAGATGGCCGGGGACGTCGGCGTCGTGGTAGGGCCGGTGTTGATCAACTTTGTCGTGGATCAGGCCGGATTCGAGTGGGCTTTCGCTATTTCCGCGCTGATTGCGCTGTCCGCTGCCGCGTTTGCGCTCGCGTCTCGGGACCGACGTGGGGGCCCAGAGTTGACCTCTTGA